ATTTATTGTATACTTTGTAAGATGTAATAATCTTTTATTAAGAGATATTAGTTCATTCATCTGCTCCGATTTTTCAACTCCAAGAATTTCAACATTTTTTAATTTTATCGCAGTCCCTGACATACACACCATTAGCATTCCCTTCAATCCACCAACTTCAGCGTAGTCAATATCTGTAGCAATTATAGCATTTGCTCCTAAATCTAAAGCCTGTTTTCTAAGTTGAGTTATACATCTTGTTTCACCAGATTTTAGTTTTTTATTGTATTGTCCAGATTGCGTACCAAATATATCTGCAAATGAAGAAGTAAATTCAGATATAAAACCAGTTCCTGTTGTACTTTGTGATGTAACTAATTCCAAAATTTCATAGTCCCAGTTCATAGGAGAATGAATTGAGACAACGGGGACATTTGATATCAAACTTTCCAGATGAGTAAATAGTTCTTTTCTTTCAGAAATTAATTTTAATCTCGCAGGCTCATAGAGACTATCACCACATTTGTTGCAATAAGTATCGTAAGTTTCGTCATTAAATTCATTAATTATTATCGTTTTCTCATTGCTGATAAATTTTTCACTTGCAATCCAGCCAGATTTTACCTCTACATTACACTTGGGACATATTTCTTGAACCGCCATTTATTTATCCTTATGATTTAATTTTGA
This Bacteroidota bacterium DNA region includes the following protein-coding sequences:
- a CDS encoding heavy metal-binding domain-containing protein; the encoded protein is MAVQEICPKCNVEVKSGWIASEKFISNEKTIIINEFNDETYDTYCNKCGDSLYEPARLKLISERKELFTHLESLISNVPVVSIHSPMNWDYEILELVTSQSTTGTGFISEFTSSFADIFGTQSGQYNKKLKSGETRCITQLRKQALDLGANAIIATDIDYAEVGGLKGMLMVCMSGTAIKLKNVEILGVEKSEQMNELISLNKRLLHLTKYTINEF